TCGCTGAGCGCAGTCAATCGCCGAGCGGCACGGTTAAATACCTGCTGCAGCTCGATGATGGCGAAATCATTGAAGCGGTTGGCATTCCCTCGGGCGATCGCCTGACAGTCTGTGTTTCCTCGCAGGTGGGTTGTGCCATGGCCTGCGACTTTTGTGCCACGGGCAAAGGGGGGTTCCGGCGGCACCTCGCGCCCCACGAAATCATCGATCAGGTGTTGACCGTTCAAGAAAACTGGCAGCAACGAGTCAGCAATATCGTTTTCATGGGCATGGGTGAACCCCTGCTCAACCTTGACTCAGTCCTGTCGGCGATTCGCTGCCTCAACCAAGACATCGGCATTGGCCAGCGCGGCATCACAGTCTCGACCGTTGGGATCCCCGGCCATATTCGCCGCCTCGCCGAAACCGGTCGCGTGGGCGATCGCCCTCTACAGTTCACCTTGGCGGTCAGTTTGCATGCGTCCAGCCAAGCAGTGCGCGACCAAATTATCCCCAGCTCACGTCACTACCCCATCACTGACTTGCTGCAGGAATGCCGCGATTACGTTCAGATCACAGGGCGGCGCGTCACCTTCGAATACATTCTGCTGGCAGGGTTGAATGACCATCCTGCTCAAGCTGAGCAACTGGCAAAACTGCTGCGAGGCTTCCAAAGCCACGTCAATCTGATCCCCTACAACCCCATTGATGAGGTTGAATATCAGCGCCCCAGCAAGGCGAGAGTGGATGCCTTTGCCGAAGCGTTGCGCCAGCAGCGAATTGCAGTCACTGTGCGTTGGTCTAAAGGATTGGGCGCCGATGCAGCCTGTGGGCAACTGCGAGCCAATCGACGGCCAACCTCTCTCACGGTCTAAGCTGAGCCAGAGCTTTCCTGACCGTTGTCGCAAACTCAACAAAATCAAAGCGATCGCTAAAATTCAGCGATCGCTTCTCATGACTCTGTTTTGGTTGGTAGTCAAGGCTTGGTTGGACTTAACCCCACTGGGGTGGCCGAGAACCAATGCCCGGTGCATAGGCTTCAATGACGCGGCCCGTCAGACTGCAGGTAACTAACAAATAGTCACAGCAGGGGCATTGGGTTTGCAGCACTTGGCGGCTAGCAAAATGCTCCCGTTCTGCGGGACGGCCGCAATTAGGGCAGCGAATTTGTTGAATCGTTGTCATGGTTATATCGATCCTTAGTCCGCAAGAGAGAACAGGCTGCATTAACAGTTTTTGTAGTCCGATTGCTGAACAGAATCGGCAATTAATGGCATCATATCGGCGAAAACTAGACGGGGATCAAGGGAAAACTGCGAACTTTCTTTAGTTTCTAAGAAAACCTAGCAGGCTGAATGCTTTGGGGGAATTGGAAATTTTCCTAAATGCTTCAAATAACTACATCACATTTTTGAATTGGCTTCCTGTTGGCTAAGTGACATTTATGCTAAGAGCGCTGCATCAATCAAAGCGAGAAACCGCGATCGCAGTAGCGCTGCTGAGCCGCTTCTTACCCTGTCACGATGCCTTGCCTAAAGTTGAGAGAAAATCTAAAAACTTTCTAAAGAGAATTCCGATCGCGCAATCGTAATTCTTTTTCTAAGCTGCAGAACAGTGCGAAGATGAGGCCGCAGTTAGCCTTTCACCACGATGCAGCTTCTAGACTGGGTGGTCATCGGTCTTTACTTGGTCATCAGCTTAGGTATTGGTCTGTACTTTGCCCGCCGAGCCTCGCGGGGCATTGAAGACTTCTTCCTGTCGGGGCGATCGCTGCCGTGGTGGTTGTCCGGCGCCAGTATGGCCGCTACGACCTTCTCGGTTGATACGCCGCTCTACGTTGCTGGACTGGTTGGGACGCGCGGGATTGCTGGTAACTGGGAGTGGTGGTGCTTTGGTCTTGCCCACGTCAGCTTGATCTATATCTTTGCCCGTCTTTGGCGGCGATCGGAGATCATCACCGATGCGGAACTAACAGAGCTGCGCTACGGCGGTCAGACAGCAGCTTGGTTACGGGGGATCAAGGCCTTTTTGTTTGCAGTGCCGATCAACTGTATCGGCATCGGCTACGCCATTCTGGCGATGACCAAAACAATCGAGGCGCTGGGCGTTTGGAACAGTCTGGGCTTCGATGTGGGCGAGAACAGTCGCCTCTGGAGTGTCATTGCAATTTGCCTGATCGTCTTGGTCTACTCGGGGGTCTCTGGTCTTTGGGGGGTCGTGGTTACCGATTTCTTCCAGCTCGTCCTAGCGCTGGTCGGGGCTTTGATTGTGGCGGCCAGTGCCGTCAGCAGCATTGGCGGTATGGGTAACTTGGTCGATCAGCTGCAGGCGATGGGCTTGGGGCGATCGCTCGACTTTCTTCCCTTCCGCTGGAGCGGGGGCAGCTTCGACTGGACTGAAACGGCTGGCCTGACCACAACGACATTTTTGGCCTATCTCGGCCTGCAGTGGTGGACTTTCCGTCGCAGCGATGGTGGGGGGGAGTTTATTCAGCGGTTGGCAGCCTCTCGCACCGAGGGCGACGCCGCCAAAGCGGCTTGGCTGTTCAACATCATCAATTACGTTGTACGGACATGGCCCTGGGTCATTGTTGGCTTAGCAGCCCTCGTGCTCTATCCCAACCTGAGCGATCGAGAGTTGGGCTATCCCAAGCTGATGCTGGACTTTTTGCCGCCGGGGTTGCTGGGGTTGGTGGCTGCCTCGTTACTCGCCGCCTTCATGAGTACGGTGTCGACCTCCATCAACTGGGGCGCCTCTTATCTGACGAATGACTTGTACCGCCGTTTCTGGCGATCGCAGGCTTCGGCAGCGGAACTGGTGACAGTCGGTCGGCTTGCCTCCGTGTTCGTGACTGTTTTGGGGGCTGTCACCGCTTTCTTCAGTGATGATGTCGGCACGGTCTTCCGCTTGGTGATTGCGATCGGGACTGGTCCTGGCGTTGTCCTGATTCTGCGTTGGTATTGGTGGCGGATTAACGCGGCAGCGGAATTGGCGGCGATGCTGGCAGGCTTCGTTGTTGGCCTTTCGACCTCAGTGCTGCCTTGGCTGAAAATCCCTGATTTTGGGTTACGGCTTCTGGTCACAACCCTGATTTCAGCGGCAATCTGGATTACGGTCATGCTGCTGACCCCCCCCGAGCCCGAATCGGTTTTGCAGAGCTTCTACGCGCGAATTCGCCCGGGTGGCCCTGGCTGGCGACGACAACAACAACAGTCGGGGCTGGCTCCAATTCAAGACCTTCGTATTGATGGCCTGCGGATTGTCGCAGCCTCTTTGCTGCTATTCGGCAGTATGTTCAGTGTTGGAGGCTTCTTGCTCTTGCAGCCTCTGACTGGCTGGCTCGCGCTGCTCACCGCTGTTTTGGGTGGGTTCTGGTTGCGGAAATTGAGCCATCACCGTCTTCCAACCCTACCCACCCCAACACTCTTGCCATGATCACCGTTCTCCGCCAGTACGTTTTGCCGCTGTTGATTGTGCTGACCTTCTTTGTGGCGTTGGTTGCGGTCAGTGCCCGCGCCTTTCTGCCCGATGACATGTCAGCACCGGCACCGATCGAGCCTGCTGCTGTGGTGCTGTGGCGGTAGCCTTACCTGCCGGCTATGAGTGGCAGCGTGGTCAGCCCCGCGATCGCGCTCAACTGTTGCGCTATCTCCAAGCGGGCTACAGCGAAGGCACGGCATCACTACCACCTAGCCATCTTGCCCGAACCCTCGATCGCTTTCTGAGCGAAGAGACGTCGATCTGGTGGATCGTGACGGCTGGCGATCGCCAGATTGTCGCGGGTCTTTGGCTAGGACAGTCGCAAGACCAACGCACAGGCGATCGCCAGACCTACATCTTTCTCGTCTATGTGGAGCCGGAACATCGGCGGCGGGGGCTAGCCACTGCACTGCTGGCCCAAGCAGAAGACTGGGCCGAGTTGCAAGGCGATCGCAGCCTCAGTTTGCAGGTCTATGCCGATAATCCCGGCGCGATCGCCCTGTACCAACGTGCGGGGTTCTGTGTAGAAAGCTTGAGTCTCAGCAAGCCACTGATCCGCAACGCTGCCAGCGAGTCCTGACTGTCCGTGGAGGTCCTTCGATAGACTGCCGCTAGCCCAGAGCGAACGGGACAGATCGACCCGAACCCCTCTTTGGTTAAAGTATTTTTTATGCGCAGTGATGATCTCTACTTGATTGAGGACGTGGAATCGGCTTTGGTCGATCCCCTCGATCAGCTCCTTCAGACAGAAGACACCACACCGCCAGATCCCGAAGTGATGCTGGTGCAGCTTCAGGATGCCAACGCGCTCAATCGTCTGGCAGCGGTTCGGGCTTTTGCGGCTTTGACTGAACCACGGGCGATTCCTCACCTAATCAAAGCGCTGGATGATACCTGTCCCAATATTCGGACAGCGGCTGCCTATGCTTTGGGGCGCAATGTCAGTCACCAAGCCGTCGATGTTCTGATTGAATGTCTGCGCCACGATCAAAATGACAATGTTCGCAAAGCAGTGGCTTGGGCGCTGGGCAACTACAGCGATCGCCGCTCGATTCAACCCCTAATCGAAGCGCTGCGCCACGACATTGCGCCGGTTCGCCTTTGGGCAGCCAGCTCCTTGGGCAACACGGCCGTCGTTGATTACGAAACCGTGATCGGTGCGGTTCCCAGCTTGATTGAAGCCCTACGCCGTGATCCGGAAGCCGATGTACGCAGCAACTGTGCTTGGTCGCTGGGCCAACTGTGCCGACCACTGCCTGCCAATATCGTCTACGCCACAGTCATCGATGCCCTGATCGAGGCTTTGGTGGAAGACGAAGATATGAGTGTGCGCGAAGATGCCAAAGCCTCGCTACTGCAAGTCGGCGATGCTCGCGCCCTGCAAATGATTGAAACCCTCCAGCAAGATGGCCTGCTCTGGTAGCGATCGCTGAAGCACACCCCGATTCATTTGCCTGCTTAAGGTGATTGTGTGGCAGGCAAGCCAGACCCGTTCGATGGCTCGCAGTAGTGCTGAAGCGCATGATAGGGACAAACTTGGGTGCGATCGCTCCATTGGTTTCTGGCAGTTGCAGCTCAGCCAAAAACCTAATTACTGAGCCTTAACCTCACCGAATATTTGAGCTACGGTAAGAGCATCTTGCGACAGCCAGCTCGGCTTGTCCTGATCATTGTCTGAGTCGTTCACCGCATCCCGATCGCTTGGATTGCTGCTATGACCTTGGAAACGCTGGAGTTTGTGATTCATCCCGATGGACGGGTTGAAGAACAAGTCACGGGGATTCAGGGCAAGCATTGCACCGAAATCACTGCCGAAATCGAAGCACAGCTGGGGCAGGTTGTGACCCAACATCCTTCAGCTGACTACTTCGCTAATGCTGCAGTTGTTACCTCGGTCGAGCAATCGACCGACTACTGATCGCGATCGCTGGCCCCGTTCGTTTGTCGGATAGAGGTTTCTATGTCTCACTTCAGCCGCATCAAAACGCAGATCCGCAACCTCAACTTTCTTCAGTCGGCATTGACAGATCTCGGCATTGACTGGAAAGCAGGTCCGGTGCCGGTGCGGGGCTATCAAGGGCAAACGGAAACTGCGACCGTGGCGATCGAACAAAATAATGGCTACGACATTGGCTTCCGTTGGAATGGCCAAGAATATGAACTGGTCGCCGACCTCCAATATTGGCAGCAACCGCTGACGGTGGAGCGTTTCCTCAGCCAAGTTACCCAGCGCTATGCCTACCGCACGGTGCTCTCCACCACCGCCGATCAAGGCTTCCAAGTGGCGGAAGAAGTGAAACAAGCGGATGGTTCGATTCGCTTGGTTGTCCAACGCTGGAACGGCTAACAATGGATGCAGACCGCAGCGGGCTGGAGCCAGAACTGGGGGGAAGTCTCCGCAGTGGCAAAGCCCGTAGCGGACTCGAGCCGGAACTGGGCGGGGAACTGCGGCAAAAGCTGGTCTGGGTGGATGAAGTCACCTGCATTGGCTGCCGCTATTGTTCGCATGTGGCCACCAATACGTTCTACATTGAGCCGGATTACGGGCGTTCGCGAGTCGTTCGGCAGAACGGTGACCCTGAAGACCTGGTACAAGAGGCGATCGATACCTGTCCTGTCGATTGCATCCACTGGGTCAATCCCAGCGAACTCCGGCAGTTGGAAGCGGAACGCCGTAACCAAGTCATCATGCCGCTGGGCTTTCCCCAAGAGCGATCGAAGCAGCGTCGGCGATCTTAGACGTGTCTTTCTCTGACCATTTCTCAGCGGTCGCAGCTAGCTATGCCAGGGCTCGACCTCGCTATCCACGCCGCTGGTTTCGCTACTTGGCCCGAATTGCACCCGATCGCCAGCGGGTTTGGGACTGTGCGACGGGCAATGGTCAAGCGGCGATCGCCCTTGCAGATGATTTCAGCGAAGTGATTGGCAGTGATGCCAGTGCCGCTCAAGTTCGACAGGCGCGATCGCATTCGCGTGTTCAGTATCAAGTCTTTCCGGCAGAAGCAACGCCCTTGCCAGATACCAGTCTGGATTTGATCACCGTTGCTCAAGCGGCTCATTGGTTTGATCTGCCGCAGTTTTATGCCGAGGCACAACGACTACTGAAACCCAACGGCGTGATTGCTCTCTGGGGCTATGGTCGGGGCAGCTTCAATCCTGATATCGATCGCGTTTTTGACCATTTCTACCGCGATTGGCTTGACCCCTACTGGCCACCGGAACGGCAATGGGTTGAGCAAGCCTACGTTGGTCTGCCGTTCCCCTTTGAGTCGCTGCCTGTTCCCACTTTTTCAATGCAGTGTGACTGGACACTGTTTGATTTCCTTGCTTACCTGCGAACTTGGTCGGGTGTGCAGCAGTTTCAACGGCAGCGTGGCTTTGATCCGGTTTGGGCAATCGCGCCGGAACTGCAACGGGTTTGGGGCGAACCCCAACGCTATCGGCGGATGACCTGGCCGCTATTTGCCAAGGTCGGGCGCTGGCAGCCCGATTGCCTTCGCTAGGATCACAGAGCCGCCCGATCCATTTCGATGCGCTACCGACGCTTTGGCCGAACCGAGCTCTCAATGCCCGTGTTTTCCTGTGGGGGCATGCGCTATCAGCAGTCCTGGAAGGATGTTGATTGGCCGGAGATCACGCCTGAAAGCCAGAACAATCTAGAAGCGACTTTGGCGCGATCGCTGGAGTTGGGCATCAATCACATTGAAACGGCTCGCTACTACGGCAGCTCCGAGCGGCAGTTGGGCAAAGCACTAGCCGCCTATCCGCGATCGGCAATCATCCTGCAGACGAAAGTGCCGCCCAGCGCAGATCCGGCGGAGTTTCTGGAGACCTTCGATCGCAGCATGAGTCTGCTCCAGACCGATTACGTCGACCTGCTCAGCATCCACGGCGTCAACAATGCCGAATTGCTGGCTTGGACGCTGCGTAAGGGTGGCTGTCTTGATCTGGCGGAACGGCTGCAGGCAGAGGGACGGGCTCGCCACATTGGTTTTTCGACCCATGCACCGTTGCCGGTGATTCTGGAGGCGATTGCTAGCGATCGCTTCAGCTACATCAACCTGCACTGGTACTACATCTTCCAGACCAATCAAGCCGCGCTAGAAGCCGCCCAAGAACACGACATGGGCGTGTTTATCATCAGTCCTTCCGACAAAGGTGGGCATCTTTACTCACCGCCACAGAAGTTGGTCGATCTTTGTCAGCCCCTGCACCCCATGGTCTTCAACGACCTTTTTTGCTTGAGCCAGCCGCAGATCCACACCCTCAGCATTGGCGCGGCTCGTCCCAGCGATTTCGATCGCCATTTGGAAACGCTGCCCCTGCTCGATCAAGCTGAAACCATCCTCGCCCCGATCCTGCGCCGCCTTGAGCAAGCAATGGCTGATGCCCTCGGTCATGACTGGTTGGACACATGGCGGGACGGTTTACCGGCCCCCGAAACTACTCCGGGCGAAATCAACATTCCGACGATTGTTTGGCTTCACAACTTAGTTCAAGCCTTCGACATGGTCGAATATGCCAAGGCTCGCTATAACTTGCTTGGGAATGGTGGTCACTGGTTTCCGGGACAACGAGCCGGTCGGTTCGATCGCGGCACTTTGGCTACTGTTCTCAATCAGAGCCCTCACCGCGATCGCATTCTCAATATTCTTCAGGAAATGGATTCGCTGCTGGGAGGAACAGCGGTAGCGCGGCTCTCACAAAGCGACTAGTGGATCTCGTGATCCCCTGCGCGATCGCCCAGACTTTAGGGAACTTTAAGGAAGCAGAGGACGTCCCTGTCAGGTGTGAAGCATTCAAGGACGTCTGGTATTGATTGCTGGGTCTGCAACTTACTGAAACTATTCGCTTCGGTTTTCCCTACCTAGTCATTCAAACTCATAACGACTACGATTTAGCCATCTCACTCTCCCTCACGTGTCGCCGCCATGTCTACCTCCTCTACCGCCTATAGTCCTGATTTAGTCCGTGCCTACCTGCAAGAGATTGGTCGGGTACGACTGCTCACCGCTGAGGAAGAGCTGCGCTACGGTCGGCAAGTCCAGCGCCTCATGACCCTTTTGGATATCCAAGCCGAGCTGCGCGATCGCCTAGGCCACGAGCCGAGTAAAGAAGAGTGGGCGGCAGCCGTTGAACTTGATCTTGAGGATCTCGATCGCCAAGTTGAGCAAGGTCAGCGGGCGAAACGCAAAATGATCGAGGCTAACTTGCGCCTTGTTGTTTCGATCGCAAAAAAATACCAGAAGCGTCACATGGAATTCTTGGATCTCATCCAAGAAGGCACGCTAGGCCTCGAGCGCGGTGTCGAGAAATTCGACCCCTCCAAGGGTTACAAATTCTCGACCTATGCCTACTGGTGGATTCGCCAAGCCATTACTCGGGCGATCGCTCAGCAATCCCGAACGATTCGCCTGCCGATCCACATCACTGAAAAGCTGAACAAGCTCAAAAAAACTCAGCGTGAGCTTTCGCAGCAATTGGGTCGTAGCGCTACAGCGTCCGAGTTGGCGGAAGTGCTGGAATTACCGCTCGAGCAGGTGCGGGAATACATCCAAATGAACCGCCAGCCTGTGTCGCTCGATGTCAAAGTCGGCGATAGCCAAGATACGGAATTGCAGGAACTGTTGGAAGACGAACAGTCATCTCCCTCGGACTACGTTGAACAGGAGTCACTGCGTCGTGATCTCCGTACCTTGATGGCGGAACTGACACCGCAGCAGCAGGCGGTCATTGCTCTGCGCTACGGCTTGGATGAAGGTGATAGCCTTTCCTTGGCCAAAGTCGGTGAACGTCTCAATATCAGTCGTGAGCGCGTCCGGAAACTTGAGCGTCAAGCCATGGATCATCTGCGCCGCCGCAGTCGCCTCTTGGCAGAATATGCTGCTAGCTAGACCCAGCGAGGCTTTCAGGCAGCAGCTGCAACTAGCAGGGAAACAATCAAGATTCAAATCGCCCGAAGCTAACTCCTTCGGGCTTTGTTTTTAGGGAGTCATGACAGTGATTAGAAACTTGCATCTTTGGGCTGCCCAGGCAGGATAAATCGAAGTGCTTTAATGGGCACAACCCTAAAAAGTAGCAAAGACTACAGAATGATCCCGCGATCGCTCAGACGTCTGCACTGGTACTGGCAGCAACAACGCTCGCAGTCCGTACACCTGCAACCGCGCTACTCTCGGCAGCAAGTGCTGGGGTCATGGCTGGGGGCACTTGTTGGGATTGGGCTACTGAGTTGGCTCACCCAAATTAGTGGCTATCCCCTAGTCGCTGCTCCGATGGGCGCGACGTCGGTACTGTTATTTGGCGTGCCTAGTAGTCCTCTAGCGCAGCCGCGAAACGTCATCTTAGGCAACAGCTTAGGTGCCGTTGTGGCTGTCCTGTGCGTTTTGCTGTTGGGCGGCAGTCCTTGGAGTATGGGCTTTGCTGTCGGAGTTACAATCGCGCTTACCCAACTGTTGCGTTGCGTGCATCCACCGGCCGGTGCAGTGGCTCTCTTAGGCGTGATTGTCAAAGCGCAATGGGCTTATATTTTATTGCCCGTTTTGAGTGGGTCTGTACTTTTGTGCGTCATTACAGCGCTATATAGTCGTTGGGCGCCCGATCGCCAACATCGTCGCTATCCACTCTCTTGGTTGTAAAGACTGGTCAGACAAGCGCGATCCCAGGCATGGCATCAGTGGTAGGCATTCTTTGCGTCAGTAGAGAGTCAATTTTGATCTCAATACAGTCCTGTATCCAGTAACTTTCATTTCAATGCAGCTCAAGTGCAATGATTGAAAATAGCTATCTGCTTCTGGAATCAAAACTTGAGATTTAACTGTCGTCTCTGGCCACCAGTAGTTCTAGGAAGTCTACTGGCCACTGGTCTTTGGGCTAAACCCGCGATCGCGGCAGACGGTTGGTGGATTGACCAATATGCGGTGGTGCTGTTTACGGCTTCAGGGCGACTGGATGCAGAACTCGCTGAGATGCGCATTGAGGGTGGGAAAACCCTGCTGGTGCATGCGGATAGTTTGCCACCGCTGCTGCTCCGCTGGGTGGCTTGGCGCGCTTCGCTTCAGAACCTGCAATCTGTGGCATGGATTCAGCGACCAACCTTGGATCGTCTAAAGCGGGCTGGAGCCTTACGTGGGTACACGGCTCTACAAGTGGATGATCACTTTTTTGCTGACCCTCTGATGAGTCTCAGTCAATTGCGGACGATGATTGGCGAAAAACAGCTTTGGTGCTCTTTTCAACCCAGCCAATTTACTGAATCGCTTGCGCAAGCCTGTGATCATGTTGACGTGCAAATCTATCGCAAAAGCTGCCCAGAAACACTTGATTTAGCCTATGCCTTAGGTCTGGTGGGTCGCCCAAAATCAGCGATCGCGGTCTATCACGATGGGACGCAACAGGGCGATCGCGACCTTCAGTGTTTTCGTCAAGCAGGGCGAGATGTTGGTAACGATATTTTTGTTTTTAAATGGAAAAATCCTGAGAATTTTATCAATCGGCTTTTGAGCAATCCGATCGCAGCTCGCTTAGCCCGTCTTTATGTTCAAACATTCCAGAATTAAAAGGCGCTCGCTTTCCTAGTCTGATTGCAGCTAAACACTCGATTGAGCCATTGCATGATTAGCAGATGACTGGCAGCGGCTGACCAAGACCCTTGCCAGATAGCGAGCCGCTGTGATGTGATGCGAGCGTTTACTGTCAGTCATTGCTGTGCCTTCTGGACGTACCCATGATCGCCTCACGCTGTGGTTTTTGCCGGTGGTTGCTGCTGGTAGCTGGCTGATCAGCCGCCAGAGTGATGTCAGCTTAGTGCTGAGTGGCAGCTATCTCTTTGCGGGGCTCATGTTTGGCCCAGATTTGGATGTGCAGTCGCGCCAATCTCAGCGCTGGGGGCCGCTCCGATGGATTTGGCTGCCCTATCGGCGTTGTCTGCGCCATCGATCGTGGTTCTCGCATGGCCCGATTTTAGGCACAGTGGGGCGTGTTCTCTACCTAGGGCTGTGGTTGCTCTTGTTCTTGCTGCTCATCGAAGGTGCGATCGCGCTGGTGCAAGGAGGAAACTGGAACGGGCTGAGCGATCGCCTCGGTCAACATCAGCAATGGTTTTGGACAGGGCTGAGCACCCGACCCGACTTGGGCCTTGGGGCTCTACTGGGTTTAGAGTTAGGGGCAATGAGCCATAGCCTCAGCGATTGGGTTGGCTCAACTTGGAAACGCTGGCGGCGATCGCCCCGCAAAACTGCCCGCCAACGCCCTGTTACTTCGCGTTCTTCTCGGACTTAGTGGGTATGGGTCTTGATTTCTCTGAGTCGGAACTGTCACCAGAACAGACAGCGATCGCGGCAGCCCTGCTGCGGCTGGTGGCTGTGGTGGCCCAGCTCCGCGATCCTGAGCAGGGTTGCCCTTGGGATCGAGAGCAGACGCCGACCAGTCTGATTCCCTACGTCTTGGAAGAGGCTTACGAAGTCGTTCATGCCCTGCGACAAGGCAATCCCAGCGCGATCGCCGAAGAATTGGGGGATTTGCTGCTGCAAGTGGTGTTGCAATCACAAATTGCCGGCGAAACCCAGCAGTTTGATCTGGCGACGGTGGCTGAAGGTATCAGCGAGAAGTTGATTCGCCGCCACCCCCATGTCTTTGGGGAGGCGATCGCTGAGACACCCGAAGCCGTGCAAGAAACTTGGCAGGCAATCAAAGCCAATGAGAAAGGCGAGGCGTCCGAAACCCTGACCTACCGGCTCAGTCGCTATGCTGCGACCCTGCCGCCCCTGACGGCTGCCCTGAAGATTTCTCAGCGGGCAGCCAAGGCGGGATTTGAGTGGCCGAATTTGGCAGGGGTTTGGGACAAGTTCGAAGAAGAGTTGGCAGAGCTGAAGGAAGCCCTCGATAGCGGCGATCGCGACCATGCTGAGGCAGAGCTGGGCGATCTCCTGTTTAGCTTGGTCAATATTGCCCGCTGGTGCCAACTGGATCCTGTCGCAGCTCTCCAAGGCACCAACGATCGCTTTGTGGCTCGCTTTCAGAAGGTCGAAGCTGCTGCGGGTCAGTCCCTCGATAGCTTGGGGATTGAAGCCCTCGAAAAACTCTGGCAGCAGGCCAAGCGTGAGCTAGGGCAATCGTCTGTCTAGTGTCTCAATTGCGATCGCTAGCCTATCAAGGCTCTGTTGCAACTAATTGCTTGCGGATTTGCCAGCCGATCGCTACGAGCAAGCCAATCACTAAACTGCCGATGCCGATAAAGCTTGGCAGCCAGAACGAGGATTGCAGCTGGTTCTCGCCGGATCGCAGCTTCCAGCACTGACGCTGTAGCTTGCCCTGACGACTACTTGTGGTTGGCTCAGGTTGGCTGCGACTGCCGCGCGGTGTTTCGAGGCAGACTTCCAAATCCAGCAATGCACCGGGGTCAAACAGCACCTGTTGGCCGCGACTGGCGATCGCAAAGTCCGAGAGGTCTATGCTCAAATCGAGCTGATTACCAATTGCGAGGAGGGCATTGCTCTGCCGCACCCTCAGGCTCGGTTCTGGTAACAGCAGCGGGGTTTGCTCCGGGCTCTCCAAGGGAGCATAGAGCTGCGCGAACTTTGTCTCGAGATCACGGCCATTATCAAAAGGCAGAGTTAGCCACCACTCGTTGCGATCGCGCCGTACCTTGCCGCCCAACTGTTTGCCGCGCTGCGAGAGCTGCTGAAACCACTGTTTGGCCGCCGGTCGATTCAGGGCACTGAGGCGATCGTTCAACTTCACATGCTGGATCAGTTCGCCCGCTGTTTGGCTCTGAAAGCGAATCGTCGTCTCAGCTTGGACACAGCCCCCAAGCGCGATCGCAAGCACGAGGCAAAGCAAAGGCAACAGACGACGGAAAGCCACAGGAACTCCTCGGAAGACGCCGAAGCTTCAGGTTGGACGAAATAAAATCCAACCCAACAACGCTATCAAGAACAGCAAGCCAAACCCAAGAAAGCGATTATCACGGGTGTTGATCCGACTGAGGTCATCGACGGGGGTGAGCCGATAGTCCGTCTCTTTTTTCTCCTTGGCTAAGCTGCCCGAAGCCTGCCGAAGCCGTGCCGAACTATCGTCCGAAAGGCTCGTTAGGTCAGGAATCTCTACCTGCCAATCGGCCCGCCGCGCCAGTTTGGGTGCTTCAAGGATGTAGAGCAGCTGCGCTGCCAATTG
The sequence above is a segment of the Synechococcus elongatus PCC 11801 genome. Coding sequences within it:
- a CDS encoding class I SAM-dependent methyltransferase — encoded protein: MSFSDHFSAVAASYARARPRYPRRWFRYLARIAPDRQRVWDCATGNGQAAIALADDFSEVIGSDASAAQVRQARSHSRVQYQVFPAEATPLPDTSLDLITVAQAAHWFDLPQFYAEAQRLLKPNGVIALWGYGRGSFNPDIDRVFDHFYRDWLDPYWPPERQWVEQAYVGLPFPFESLPVPTFSMQCDWTLFDFLAYLRTWSGVQQFQRQRGFDPVWAIAPELQRVWGEPQRYRRMTWPLFAKVGRWQPDCLR
- a CDS encoding aldo/keto reductase — protein: MRYRRFGRTELSMPVFSCGGMRYQQSWKDVDWPEITPESQNNLEATLARSLELGINHIETARYYGSSERQLGKALAAYPRSAIILQTKVPPSADPAEFLETFDRSMSLLQTDYVDLLSIHGVNNAELLAWTLRKGGCLDLAERLQAEGRARHIGFSTHAPLPVILEAIASDRFSYINLHWYYIFQTNQAALEAAQEHDMGVFIISPSDKGGHLYSPPQKLVDLCQPLHPMVFNDLFCLSQPQIHTLSIGAARPSDFDRHLETLPLLDQAETILAPILRRLEQAMADALGHDWLDTWRDGLPAPETTPGEINIPTIVWLHNLVQAFDMVEYAKARYNLLGNGGHWFPGQRAGRFDRGTLATVLNQSPHRDRILNILQEMDSLLGGTAVARLSQSD
- the sigA2 gene encoding RpoD/SigA family RNA polymerase sigma factor, which translates into the protein MSTSSTAYSPDLVRAYLQEIGRVRLLTAEEELRYGRQVQRLMTLLDIQAELRDRLGHEPSKEEWAAAVELDLEDLDRQVEQGQRAKRKMIEANLRLVVSIAKKYQKRHMEFLDLIQEGTLGLERGVEKFDPSKGYKFSTYAYWWIRQAITRAIAQQSRTIRLPIHITEKLNKLKKTQRELSQQLGRSATASELAEVLELPLEQVREYIQMNRQPVSLDVKVGDSQDTELQELLEDEQSSPSDYVEQESLRRDLRTLMAELTPQQQAVIALRYGLDEGDSLSLAKVGERLNISRERVRKLERQAMDHLRRRSRLLAEYAAS
- a CDS encoding HPP family protein, giving the protein MIPRSLRRLHWYWQQQRSQSVHLQPRYSRQQVLGSWLGALVGIGLLSWLTQISGYPLVAAPMGATSVLLFGVPSSPLAQPRNVILGNSLGAVVAVLCVLLLGGSPWSMGFAVGVTIALTQLLRCVHPPAGAVALLGVIVKAQWAYILLPVLSGSVLLCVITALYSRWAPDRQHRRYPLSWL
- a CDS encoding metal-binding protein; this translates as MPSGRTHDRLTLWFLPVVAAGSWLISRQSDVSLVLSGSYLFAGLMFGPDLDVQSRQSQRWGPLRWIWLPYRRCLRHRSWFSHGPILGTVGRVLYLGLWLLLFLLLIEGAIALVQGGNWNGLSDRLGQHQQWFWTGLSTRPDLGLGALLGLELGAMSHSLSDWVGSTWKRWRRSPRKTARQRPVTSRSSRT
- the mazG gene encoding nucleoside triphosphate pyrophosphohydrolase, whose amino-acid sequence is MGLDFSESELSPEQTAIAAALLRLVAVVAQLRDPEQGCPWDREQTPTSLIPYVLEEAYEVVHALRQGNPSAIAEELGDLLLQVVLQSQIAGETQQFDLATVAEGISEKLIRRHPHVFGEAIAETPEAVQETWQAIKANEKGEASETLTYRLSRYAATLPPLTAALKISQRAAKAGFEWPNLAGVWDKFEEELAELKEALDSGDRDHAEAELGDLLFSLVNIARWCQLDPVAALQGTNDRFVARFQKVEAAAGQSLDSLGIEALEKLWQQAKRELGQSSV
- a CDS encoding DUF3153 domain-containing protein, with translation MAFRRLLPLLCLVLAIALGGCVQAETTIRFQSQTAGELIQHVKLNDRLSALNRPAAKQWFQQLSQRGKQLGGKVRRDRNEWWLTLPFDNGRDLETKFAQLYAPLESPEQTPLLLPEPSLRVRQSNALLAIGNQLDLSIDLSDFAIASRGQQVLFDPGALLDLEVCLETPRGSRSQPEPTTSSRQGKLQRQCWKLRSGENQLQSSFWLPSFIGIGSLVIGLLVAIGWQIRKQLVATEP